From Oscillospiraceae bacterium CM, a single genomic window includes:
- the speE gene encoding polyamine aminopropyltransferase — protein MELWFSERHTKNVMFSIRTDKQLYSGESPFQRIDVFESEEFGRFLTLDGFLMLTEKDEFIYHEMIVHPAFAVNPDIRDVLVIGAGDGGVARELSRYAGIKRIDIVEIDENVVGVCKKLLPQTACGFDDPRVTLTFQDGLKYIRGCSDQYDLIIVDSTDPFGPGEGLFTKEFYGNCYKALRDDGIMINQHESPFYENDARAMQRAHKRIVQCFPISRVYQAHIPTYPSGHWLFGFSSKRRHPTADLNEDRWNALNLPMKYYNTKLHVGAFALPNYVWEMLRDVE, from the coding sequence ATGGAGCTGTGGTTTTCCGAGCGGCACACCAAAAATGTGATGTTTTCCATCAGGACAGATAAGCAGCTGTATTCGGGCGAAAGCCCATTTCAGCGGATCGACGTATTCGAGTCCGAGGAGTTTGGCCGGTTTCTGACGCTGGACGGCTTTCTCATGCTGACGGAGAAAGACGAATTTATTTATCATGAGATGATCGTCCACCCCGCCTTTGCCGTGAACCCGGACATCCGGGACGTGCTCGTCATTGGTGCCGGTGACGGCGGCGTGGCACGTGAGTTATCCCGATACGCGGGCATCAAGCGCATCGACATCGTTGAGATCGACGAAAACGTCGTCGGCGTCTGCAAAAAACTGCTGCCGCAGACGGCGTGTGGCTTTGACGATCCGCGCGTGACGCTCACTTTTCAGGATGGGCTGAAATACATCCGCGGCTGCAGCGATCAGTATGACCTCATTATCGTCGATTCGACCGATCCGTTCGGCCCCGGCGAGGGCCTCTTTACAAAAGAGTTTTACGGCAACTGCTACAAGGCGCTCCGAGACGACGGGATCATGATTAACCAGCACGAAAGCCCGTTTTATGAAAACGACGCGCGCGCCATGCAGCGGGCGCACAAGCGCATCGTTCAGTGCTTTCCAATAAGCCGCGTCTATCAGGCGCATATCCCGACGTATCCGTCCGGTCACTGGCTGTTCGGCTTCTCGTCCAAGCGCCGCCATCCGACGGCTGATTTAAACGAAGACCGCTGGAACGCCTTAAACCTGCCGATGAAGTATTACAACACAAAGCTGCACGTTGGGGCATTTGCCCTGCCGAATTACGTCTGGGAGATGCTCAGAGATGTTGAATAG
- a CDS encoding superoxide dismutase family protein: MIWFLSQRSKYYIDILDKKRPDAKADIRGSSAYSDIVGTVGFYQTKDGVLVSAEVMGLPHGGDLCAGGVFAFHIHEGTACAGNSEDAFADAKGHFNPQGCKHPYHAGDMPPLFEDNGRAFLVFLTGRFTVEDIIGRTVVIHASPDDFTSQPAGNAGKKIACGVIRK, from the coding sequence ATGATCTGGTTTTTATCGCAGCGGTCAAAATACTATATCGATATTCTGGACAAAAAACGGCCGGACGCCAAAGCTGATATAAGAGGCAGCAGCGCCTATTCCGATATTGTCGGAACGGTCGGCTTTTATCAGACGAAAGACGGCGTTCTCGTCAGTGCCGAGGTGATGGGGCTGCCACACGGCGGCGATTTATGCGCCGGCGGCGTCTTCGCGTTTCATATCCACGAGGGTACGGCCTGCGCTGGAAACAGCGAGGACGCGTTTGCCGATGCAAAAGGGCACTTCAATCCGCAGGGCTGCAAGCACCCTTACCACGCCGGCGATATGCCGCCGCTTTTTGAAGACAACGGGCGGGCCTTTCTCGTTTTCCTGACGGGACGGTTTACCGTTGAGGACATCATCGGGCGGACAGTCGTTATTCACGCATCGCCGGACGACTTTACATCACAGCCCGCCGGAAACGCCGGGAAAAAAATCGCCTGCGGCGTCATTCGAAAATAA
- a CDS encoding glutamate synthase subunit beta, with protein MAKPTGFLEYQRENAPDRPISERIQDWNDFHTEMPLDKLKEQSARCMDCGTAFCQMGLMIGGTASGCPLNNLIPEWNELLYNGMYEKAYKRLAKTSNFPEFTSRVCPALCEGSCTLGLNDDAVATKQNERAIIEYAFENGYVKPRPPKTRTGKTVAVVGSGPSGLACADTLNRFGHTVTVFEKDDRVGGLLMYGIPNMKLEKKIIDRRVKLMEEEGVVFKTGVEVGKSVTAESLRKDYDAVVLCIGAKRPRDLRVDGRDCGGIYFAVDFLAANTKSLLDSNLADGKNISAKGKDVIVIGGGDTGTDCVATAIRHGCHTVNQLEILPAAPVDRNVSNPWPEWPKVFKTDYGQQEAMALYGRDPRNFCLTTKKIDCDENGNVKALHTVEVDWSTGAMKEIPGTEKTWPAQLVLIAMGFLGPDEAIIQELSLNQDKRSNIDAAEGVFATNVDGVFAAGDARRGQSLVVWAIREGRDAATACNAYLKSK; from the coding sequence ATGGCTAAACCGACAGGATTTTTAGAATACCAACGAGAAAACGCTCCCGACAGGCCGATCAGCGAGCGTATCCAAGACTGGAACGACTTTCATACGGAAATGCCGCTTGACAAGCTCAAGGAGCAGAGTGCCCGCTGTATGGACTGCGGCACGGCTTTCTGCCAGATGGGCCTCATGATCGGCGGAACTGCTTCCGGCTGCCCGTTGAACAATCTCATCCCCGAGTGGAACGAGCTTTTATATAACGGCATGTATGAAAAAGCATACAAACGCCTTGCTAAAACAAGTAACTTCCCGGAATTTACGTCGCGCGTCTGTCCCGCGCTCTGTGAGGGCTCCTGTACACTCGGCTTAAACGATGACGCGGTGGCAACAAAGCAAAATGAGCGCGCCATCATCGAATATGCGTTTGAAAACGGCTATGTGAAGCCCCGTCCGCCGAAAACCCGCACCGGTAAAACAGTGGCCGTCGTCGGCTCCGGCCCGTCCGGCCTTGCCTGCGCCGATACGCTCAACAGATTCGGCCATACGGTCACCGTCTTTGAAAAGGACGATCGCGTCGGCGGCCTTCTCATGTACGGCATTCCGAACATGAAACTTGAGAAAAAAATCATCGATCGCCGTGTTAAGCTGATGGAAGAAGAGGGCGTCGTCTTCAAAACAGGCGTCGAGGTCGGCAAAAGCGTCACAGCAGAAAGCCTTAGAAAAGACTATGACGCCGTCGTCTTATGCATTGGCGCCAAACGCCCGCGTGACCTCCGTGTTGACGGCCGCGACTGCGGCGGCATCTATTTCGCCGTCGACTTCTTGGCGGCAAACACGAAGAGCCTGCTCGATTCAAATCTCGCAGACGGGAAGAACATCTCCGCCAAGGGAAAAGACGTTATTGTTATCGGCGGCGGCGACACGGGCACAGACTGCGTGGCAACGGCAATCCGCCACGGCTGCCATACCGTCAACCAGCTGGAAATTCTCCCCGCGGCTCCTGTTGACAGAAACGTGAGCAACCCCTGGCCCGAATGGCCAAAGGTCTTCAAAACCGATTACGGCCAGCAGGAGGCCATGGCGCTCTATGGGCGCGACCCGCGCAACTTCTGTCTGACGACGAAGAAAATTGATTGTGACGAAAACGGCAATGTTAAAGCCCTCCATACCGTTGAAGTGGATTGGAGCACCGGTGCGATGAAAGAAATCCCCGGGACGGAAAAAACATGGCCGGCGCAGCTTGTTCTCATCGCCATGGGCTTTTTGGGGCCGGACGAGGCGATTATCCAAGAGCTCTCCTTAAATCAGGATAAACGTAGCAACATTGACGCCGCCGAGGGCGTGTTCGCAACGAATGTTGACGGCGTGTTCGCCGCCGGTGACGCGCGCCGCGGCCAGAGCCTTGTTGTCTGGGCCATCCGCGAAGGGCGTGATGCCGCCACCGCCTGCAACGCATATCTGAAAAGCAAATAA
- the gltB gene encoding glutamate synthase large subunit — protein sequence MVNMNMRNFPARQGLYDPRFEHDACGIGFVVNIKGEKSNRILRDALTALKNLSHRGGLGSEPTSGDGAGILFQIPHDYYKKVCPPDGINLPDLGDYGTGIVFLPTDTDKRAAIEALFKSVVEEEGQTFLGYRDVPVDASMLGKTARGSMPFMRQIFIGRKAGDRGLDFERRLYIIRRRVENAVGALHNGSTLYMPSLSAKTIVYKGMLTAEQLDEFYLDLQDDAVVTALALIHSRYSTNTFPSWERAHPNRCLIHNGEINTLRGNVNYMDARQSVLESDVFGADMKKVLPIIDKTGSDSSMFDNTAEFLMLSGMPIERVLMLMIPEPWANHESMSPEKKAFYEFNACLMEPWDGPAAMGFTDGVSVGAVLDRNGLRPSRYYVTTDDTVILASEVGVLDIPPEKIVKKERLHPGRMLLIDTESGRIIEDEEIKNKAASSEPYGDWLKKYLVDLCALPAPSADRLDGRPLLLLQKAFGYSYEDLRMFLAPMVTTGVDPVGAMGNDTPLAVLSKKPMLMYDYFKQLFAQVTNPPIDALRESLITSSVVFLGSESNLLKPGPESCRRIKLHAPVIDNEELNKLKSVNIPGFKSATLPILFKSGGGGDALKTALDQLFEAAAAAIAGGANILILSDRGVDAKNAAIPALLAVAGLHHYLIRSGLRPKASIVLESGEPREVHHFACLIGYGAAAINPYVALDSVALLVKDQYIKGYTEDKALHTYIKVAYKGVIKVLSKMGISTIQSYMGAQIFEALGISNTVVDNYFTSTPAPIGGVGLDEIAKEAEMRHTMAFSAVDDEEDLDSTGNYQYRRNGEYHLYNPETIDKLQRATREGNYALFKEYTKLLNDNVTEHATLRSAMCFKKSANPVPLDEVESVDAIVRRFKTGAMSFGSISKEAHETIAIAMNRLGAKSNTGEGGEDPARYKKEPNGDSRCSAVKQVASGRFGVTSEYLVSAQEIQIKMAQGAKPGEGGQLPGRKVYPAVAKVRYSTPGVGLISPPPHHDIYSIEDLKELIYDLKNANPNARINVKLVSEAGVGTVAAGVAKGFADVVLISGYDGGTGASPRTSMRHAGLPWELGLAEAHQTLVLNNLRNRIVVETDGKLMTGRDVAVAALLGAEEFGFATAPLVTIGCVMMRVCNLDTCPVGVATNNPELRKKFTGKPEYVVNFMRFIAQEMREYMAEMGFRTVNEMVGRSDMLDMCVPESSWKAKGLDLSAILHRPVNADNLPLYQTIPQNHGLETALDMSVLLKACEPALQNGEKVEVDLDIHNTDRAAGTILGSYLTRKYGFDGLPEDTIKINLKGSSGQSLGAFMPKGITITLRGDANDYTGKGLSGGKIVVMPPDVSTFVPEENIIIGNVAFYGATSGESYIRGAAGERFCVRNSGVKAVVESVGDHGCEYMTGGRVAVLGKTGRNFAAGMSGGIAYVYDDDGTFAARCNTEMVRLTAVEGEAADELKEMVENHARYTNSDKAKALLADWGASLKKFVRVLPNDYDRMLTAIKKAFDDGYSGDEALMIAFDANNRDVSRLSGN from the coding sequence ATGGTAAACATGAACATGCGTAATTTCCCGGCGCGGCAGGGGCTTTATGACCCGCGGTTTGAGCATGACGCCTGCGGCATTGGCTTTGTTGTCAATATCAAGGGGGAAAAATCAAACCGGATTCTCCGCGACGCTTTGACCGCTTTGAAAAACCTCAGTCACCGCGGCGGTCTTGGCAGCGAGCCCACCTCGGGAGACGGCGCAGGTATCTTATTTCAGATCCCCCACGATTATTATAAAAAGGTCTGCCCGCCTGATGGGATCAATCTGCCTGACCTGGGTGACTACGGCACCGGCATCGTCTTTTTGCCGACGGACACCGATAAGCGTGCGGCGATAGAAGCTCTTTTTAAGTCTGTTGTCGAAGAAGAAGGCCAAACCTTCCTGGGCTACAGAGACGTCCCTGTCGACGCATCAATGCTCGGTAAAACGGCGCGCGGGAGCATGCCGTTCATGCGCCAGATATTCATCGGCCGCAAGGCAGGTGACAGAGGCCTTGACTTTGAGCGCCGCCTGTATATTATCCGCCGTCGCGTTGAAAACGCTGTCGGCGCGCTTCATAACGGCTCAACGCTTTATATGCCGAGCCTCTCGGCCAAAACCATCGTCTATAAAGGCATGCTGACGGCCGAGCAGCTTGACGAATTTTATCTGGACCTTCAGGATGACGCCGTCGTGACCGCGCTGGCACTTATCCATTCCCGATATTCCACGAACACGTTCCCGAGCTGGGAGCGGGCACATCCGAACAGATGCCTCATCCACAACGGCGAAATCAACACGCTGCGCGGCAACGTCAATTACATGGATGCCCGCCAGTCCGTTCTGGAGAGCGACGTTTTCGGTGCCGACATGAAAAAGGTGCTGCCCATCATTGATAAAACAGGCAGCGACTCGTCAATGTTTGACAACACCGCCGAGTTTCTGATGCTCTCCGGCATGCCGATCGAGCGTGTTTTAATGCTGATGATTCCAGAGCCGTGGGCCAACCACGAGAGCATGAGCCCCGAAAAGAAGGCCTTTTATGAATTTAATGCCTGCCTGATGGAACCCTGGGACGGCCCCGCCGCCATGGGCTTTACGGACGGTGTCAGTGTCGGTGCCGTCTTAGACCGCAATGGCCTGCGCCCCTCGCGTTACTATGTAACGACGGACGATACGGTCATTTTGGCCTCCGAGGTCGGCGTTCTCGATATTCCGCCCGAAAAGATTGTGAAAAAAGAGCGTTTGCATCCGGGCCGCATGCTGCTCATTGATACGGAAAGCGGCCGCATCATTGAAGACGAGGAAATTAAAAATAAAGCCGCGTCAAGCGAGCCTTACGGCGACTGGCTAAAAAAATATCTTGTTGACCTCTGCGCGCTGCCGGCCCCGTCGGCCGACAGGCTTGACGGCCGTCCGCTTCTCCTGCTGCAAAAAGCCTTCGGCTACAGCTATGAGGATCTGCGGATGTTTCTCGCCCCCATGGTGACGACCGGTGTTGACCCCGTCGGCGCGATGGGCAACGACACGCCGCTGGCCGTCCTCTCCAAAAAGCCCATGTTAATGTATGATTACTTCAAACAGCTCTTCGCACAGGTGACGAACCCGCCGATCGACGCGCTCCGCGAGTCGTTAATCACTTCTTCGGTTGTCTTCCTCGGTTCAGAGAGCAACCTTTTAAAGCCCGGCCCGGAGAGCTGCCGCCGCATCAAGCTACACGCCCCCGTGATTGACAACGAGGAGCTTAACAAGCTTAAATCTGTCAATATCCCCGGCTTCAAGTCTGCAACGCTGCCGATCCTCTTTAAGTCGGGAGGCGGCGGAGACGCTTTGAAAACGGCGCTCGATCAGCTGTTTGAAGCAGCTGCCGCCGCAATCGCCGGCGGCGCGAACATCCTCATCCTCTCTGACCGCGGCGTTGATGCGAAAAACGCGGCCATCCCCGCCCTGCTCGCTGTTGCCGGTCTGCACCATTATCTTATCCGCTCCGGCCTGCGTCCCAAGGCGAGCATCGTCCTGGAATCGGGCGAGCCGCGCGAGGTGCATCATTTCGCCTGCCTGATCGGCTATGGTGCCGCCGCCATCAACCCGTATGTCGCCCTCGATTCCGTTGCATTGCTCGTAAAAGATCAATATATTAAAGGCTATACGGAAGACAAGGCGCTGCACACCTACATAAAGGTCGCTTACAAGGGTGTAATCAAGGTGCTCTCCAAAATGGGTATCTCGACAATTCAGAGCTACATGGGCGCACAAATTTTTGAAGCACTCGGCATCAGCAACACGGTTGTCGACAATTACTTTACATCAACGCCGGCCCCCATCGGCGGCGTTGGCCTCGACGAGATTGCCAAGGAAGCCGAAATGCGCCACACCATGGCCTTTTCTGCCGTTGATGACGAGGAGGATCTTGATTCCACCGGCAACTACCAGTATCGTCGCAACGGTGAGTATCACCTCTACAACCCCGAGACGATTGACAAGCTTCAGCGGGCGACCCGCGAGGGCAATTACGCCCTGTTTAAGGAATACACCAAGCTTTTAAACGACAATGTAACGGAACACGCAACGCTCCGGTCCGCCATGTGCTTTAAAAAGAGTGCCAATCCTGTGCCGCTTGACGAAGTCGAGTCGGTGGACGCAATTGTCAGGCGTTTTAAAACGGGGGCTATGTCCTTCGGCTCTATCAGCAAGGAAGCGCATGAGACAATTGCTATCGCCATGAACCGCCTGGGCGCGAAGTCCAACACCGGTGAAGGCGGTGAGGACCCGGCCCGTTATAAGAAGGAGCCGAACGGCGACTCGCGTTGCAGCGCCGTGAAACAGGTTGCTTCCGGCCGCTTCGGGGTGACGAGCGAATACCTCGTCAGCGCCCAGGAAATTCAGATCAAAATGGCCCAGGGCGCGAAACCCGGTGAAGGCGGCCAGTTACCGGGCCGCAAGGTGTATCCCGCCGTTGCCAAGGTGCGCTATTCAACGCCCGGCGTCGGGCTTATTTCGCCTCCGCCGCACCACGATATATATTCAATCGAGGATCTCAAAGAGCTCATCTATGACCTCAAAAACGCCAATCCGAACGCGCGCATCAACGTTAAGCTCGTCAGCGAGGCTGGTGTTGGCACAGTTGCCGCCGGTGTTGCCAAGGGCTTTGCCGACGTCGTTCTGATCTCCGGCTACGACGGCGGTACGGGCGCGTCTCCGAGAACGTCCATGCGCCATGCCGGTCTTCCCTGGGAGCTTGGTTTGGCCGAAGCGCATCAGACGCTCGTCTTAAACAACCTCCGAAACAGAATCGTCGTCGAGACGGACGGCAAGCTGATGACGGGCCGTGATGTTGCCGTGGCGGCGCTTCTCGGCGCTGAGGAATTCGGCTTTGCCACCGCCCCGCTCGTTACAATCGGCTGCGTGATGATGCGTGTGTGCAATCTGGACACCTGCCCCGTCGGTGTTGCCACAAACAATCCGGAGCTGCGCAAAAAGTTCACGGGCAAGCCGGAATACGTTGTCAACTTCATGCGTTTCATCGCGCAGGAAATGCGCGAATACATGGCGGAGATGGGCTTCAGAACGGTTAACGAAATGGTTGGCCGCTCCGACATGCTCGACATGTGTGTGCCGGAATCATCTTGGAAGGCGAAAGGGCTTGACCTTTCGGCAATCCTCCATAGGCCGGTGAATGCAGATAACCTTCCCCTCTATCAAACCATCCCACAAAACCACGGTCTTGAGACGGCGCTTGACATGAGTGTACTCTTGAAAGCCTGTGAGCCCGCGCTGCAAAACGGTGAAAAGGTCGAAGTAGACCTTGACATTCACAACACCGACCGCGCCGCCGGGACGATCCTTGGCAGCTACCTGACACGAAAATACGGCTTTGACGGGTTGCCGGAGGACACCATAAAAATTAATCTCAAGGGCTCATCCGGTCAGAGCCTTGGAGCCTTCATGCCGAAGGGTATCACGATAACGCTCCGCGGCGACGCCAACGACTATACCGGCAAGGGCCTCTCCGGCGGTAAGATCGTCGTCATGCCACCGGACGTGTCAACCTTCGTGCCGGAAGAAAATATCATCATCGGCAACGTGGCCTTCTATGGCGCCACAAGCGGTGAGTCCTATATCCGGGGCGCTGCGGGTGAGCGCTTCTGTGTCCGAAACAGCGGCGTCAAAGCTGTTGTCGAATCGGTCGGCGATCACGGTTGTGAGTATATGACTGGCGGGCGCGTTGCCGTTCTCGGCAAGACGGGCCGCAACTTCGCCGCGGGCATGTCCGGCGGTATCGCATATGTGTACGATGACGACGGCACGTTTGCAGCACGATGCAATACGGAAATGGTCCGCCTCACCGCCGTCGAAGGCGAGGCTGCCGACGAGCTCAAAGAGATGGTTGAAAACCACGCGCGGTATACAAACAGCGACAAGGCCAAAGCCCTTCTCGCCGATTGGGGCGCGTCACTTAAAAAGTTCGTCCGCGTTCTGCCGAACGACTATGACCGCATGCTGACGGCAATTAAAAAAGCTTTTGACGACGGTTACTCGGGCGACGAAGCCCTGATGATCGCGTTTGACGCCAATAATCGTGACGTCTCGCGCCTGAGCGGAAACTAA
- a CDS encoding aminotransferase class I/II-fold pyridoxal phosphate-dependent enzyme produces MENKLDQNRTPILEALRVVKSQRLVPFDVPGHKRGRGSPELTDFLGEKCLSVDVNSMKPLDNLCHPVSVIQDAEALAAQAFGAHHAFFMVGGTTSAVQAMVMTACKKGDKIILPRNVHISVINALIICGATPVYINPQIDKELGISLGMSVGDVEKALRDHADAKAILINNPTYYGICSDLKHLTALAHDCGMLVLVDEAHGTHFYFGENLPVSAMAVGADMASVSMHKSGGSLTQSSLLLTGAGVNAHYVRQIINLTQTTSGSYLLLSSLDISRKNLALNGREIFEKVAAMAQYARDEINQIGDYYAFSTERINGDTVYDFDRTKLSVNTLGLGLAGIEVYDILRDEYDIQVEFGDIGNFLAYISVGDTNKNIERLVSALSDIRRLYKKDRAGMLSYEYISPTVVTTPQKAFFAEKKSLLLEECLGEICAENVMSYPPGIPILSPGEQVTKDIIDYIIYAKEKGCFLTGPEDLAVDRLNVLKRSD; encoded by the coding sequence TTGGAAAACAAGTTGGATCAAAACAGAACGCCGATTTTAGAGGCGCTTCGGGTCGTCAAAAGCCAGCGCCTCGTGCCGTTTGACGTTCCCGGCCACAAGCGTGGTCGCGGCAGTCCGGAGCTGACGGATTTTCTCGGCGAAAAGTGCTTAAGCGTGGATGTCAATTCCATGAAGCCTCTTGACAACCTCTGCCACCCCGTTTCCGTTATCCAAGACGCCGAAGCGCTGGCCGCGCAGGCCTTCGGCGCGCATCACGCCTTCTTCATGGTGGGCGGGACGACGTCCGCCGTTCAGGCGATGGTCATGACGGCTTGCAAAAAAGGCGATAAAATTATTCTCCCGCGCAATGTGCACATCAGCGTTATCAACGCCCTCATTATCTGCGGCGCGACGCCCGTCTATATAAACCCCCAGATCGACAAGGAGCTGGGGATTTCTCTTGGCATGTCTGTCGGAGATGTGGAAAAAGCCCTCCGAGATCATGCCGACGCCAAGGCCATATTAATCAACAACCCCACCTATTACGGCATCTGTTCCGACTTAAAGCATCTGACGGCGCTCGCGCACGACTGCGGCATGCTGGTACTCGTCGATGAGGCGCACGGCACCCATTTTTATTTTGGCGAAAACCTCCCTGTTTCGGCGATGGCCGTCGGAGCCGATATGGCGTCCGTCAGCATGCACAAATCCGGCGGCTCCTTGACACAGAGCTCACTACTTTTAACGGGGGCTGGCGTCAACGCGCATTACGTCCGCCAGATCATTAACCTCACACAGACGACGAGCGGCTCCTATCTGCTTTTATCAAGCCTTGATATCTCCCGAAAAAATCTGGCCCTCAACGGTCGGGAGATTTTCGAAAAGGTCGCGGCTATGGCACAATATGCCCGAGACGAGATCAATCAAATCGGCGATTATTACGCTTTTTCAACAGAGCGCATCAACGGAGATACCGTCTATGATTTTGACAGGACAAAGCTCTCCGTCAACACGCTCGGCCTCGGCCTTGCCGGGATTGAGGTGTACGACATTCTGCGCGACGAGTATGACATTCAGGTTGAGTTCGGTGATATTGGCAATTTCCTTGCTTACATCTCCGTCGGCGATACGAACAAAAATATCGAGCGACTCGTCAGCGCCCTGTCCGACATCCGGCGGCTGTATAAAAAGGACCGCGCCGGGATGCTCTCCTACGAATATATTTCCCCAACGGTTGTGACAACGCCGCAAAAGGCTTTTTTTGCCGAGAAGAAATCTCTGCTGCTGGAGGAGTGCCTCGGCGAAATCTGCGCCGAAAACGTGATGAGCTATCCGCCCGGTATCCCGATACTCTCACCGGGTGAGCAGGTTACAAAAGATATTATTGATTACATCATCTACGCGAAGGAAAAGGGCTGTTTTTTGACGGGTCCGGAGGATCTTGCCGTAGACAGACTCAACGTTCTGAAAAGGAGCGATTAG
- the speD gene encoding adenosylmethionine decarboxylase, whose translation MENKLKLYGFNNLTKSLSFNIYDVCYAKTERAQKDYIAYIGEQYNSERLTKILFHLTEMIGATVLNVSKQDYDPQGASVTFLIAEPSMIMHPSGDTVVAHLDKSHVTVHTYPEYHPDNAIATFRVDIDVTTCGAITPLSTLDYLISSFDSDIITMDYRVRGFTRNIDGKKLFIDHTITSIQEYIDGKTLERYDTIDINMYQSNIFHTKMLIKEIDLQNYLFNADVYELPPKTRLQINSLLRKEMIEIFSAMNVY comes from the coding sequence ATGGAGAACAAACTGAAATTATACGGCTTTAACAATCTGACGAAATCCTTAAGCTTTAATATATATGACGTCTGCTATGCCAAAACAGAGCGCGCGCAGAAGGACTATATCGCGTACATCGGCGAACAGTATAATTCAGAACGGTTGACGAAGATTCTCTTTCACCTGACGGAAATGATCGGCGCGACGGTTTTAAACGTCTCCAAGCAGGATTATGACCCCCAGGGCGCGAGTGTGACGTTTCTGATTGCCGAGCCGTCCATGATCATGCACCCGAGTGGCGACACCGTCGTCGCCCATCTTGATAAAAGCCATGTCACCGTCCATACGTATCCGGAATACCATCCGGATAACGCCATCGCCACGTTCCGCGTCGATATCGACGTGACGACATGCGGGGCCATCACCCCCTTGTCAACCCTCGACTATCTGATCAGCAGTTTCGATAGCGATATCATCACGATGGATTACAGAGTGCGCGGCTTTACGCGCAATATTGACGGCAAGAAGCTTTTTATCGACCACACGATCACCTCCATTCAGGAATATATCGATGGCAAAACCCTAGAGCGGTATGACACCATTGACATTAATATGTACCAGTCGAATATTTTTCACACGAAAATGCTCATCAAGGAAATCGACCTGCAGAATTACCTCTTCAACGCCGATGTCTATGAGCTGCCGCCGAAAACGCGCTTGCAGATCAACAGCCTTCTCCGCAAGGAAATGATTGAGATTTTCAGCGCGATGAACGTCTATTAA
- the speB gene encoding agmatinase, producing MLNRQYAPFIGCESEYPEAAVVLFGAPFDSTTSYRPGTRFASREMRAQSFGLETYSPYLDRDLSDIAVFDAGDLELPFGDTQKALVQIEALASDVFDDGKIPVMLGGEHLVTLGAVRAAFRHHPDLCLIHFDAHADLRDDYLGVSLSHASVIRRCHDFLGDGRIFQFGIRSGDKSEFLFSGSHTHLQKFDFTGLSDVLAALGDKPLYLTVDLDVLDPSVFPGTGTPEAGGVTFRDLRQAIKTVCVGRVVGCDLVELSPVYDQSGVSTATACKTLRELLLSLHLLREE from the coding sequence ATGTTGAATAGACAGTATGCGCCGTTTATCGGCTGTGAGAGTGAGTATCCCGAGGCCGCCGTTGTGTTGTTCGGCGCGCCGTTTGACTCGACGACGTCTTATAGGCCCGGTACGCGCTTTGCCAGCCGCGAGATGCGCGCCCAATCGTTCGGCCTTGAGACGTACAGCCCGTATTTGGATCGCGATCTTAGCGATATCGCTGTTTTTGACGCCGGGGACTTGGAGCTCCCCTTTGGCGACACCCAAAAGGCCCTTGTGCAGATCGAGGCTCTCGCGTCAGATGTTTTTGACGACGGCAAAATCCCCGTCATGCTCGGCGGCGAGCATCTGGTGACGCTTGGTGCCGTCCGAGCAGCCTTTAGACATCATCCCGACCTGTGTCTCATCCATTTTGACGCGCACGCCGACCTGCGCGACGATTATCTGGGTGTTTCGTTATCGCACGCGTCAGTGATCCGCCGGTGCCACGACTTTCTCGGGGACGGGCGCATCTTTCAGTTTGGCATCCGCTCCGGCGATAAAAGCGAATTTCTCTTCTCAGGCAGTCATACCCACTTGCAGAAGTTTGATTTTACAGGGCTTTCCGATGTACTCGCTGCCTTGGGGGACAAGCCTCTTTATCTCACGGTTGACCTCGACGTGCTTGACCCGTCTGTTTTCCCGGGGACGGGGACACCGGAGGCCGGGGGCGTCACGTTCCGCGATCTGCGCCAGGCGATCAAAACAGTCTGTGTGGGCCGCGTCGTGGGCTGTGACCTTGTGGAGCTCTCTCCTGTATACGACCAGAGCGGCGTCTCAACGGCGACGGCCTGTAAAACGCTTCGTGAATTGCTGCTGTCCCTGCATCTATTAAGGGAGGAATAA